The nucleotide sequence CCAATTTATGTTAACGATTACGTTCCTACGAACTATGGTGAATCATTGGTAGTTAGAAGTAGCTTACGCTCAACAATCTATCAAAGAAGAACCATCGTTAAGACACGATATCTTCCACACTCGCTACACTTTGCAAAGGCAAGGTTTTTGTGATGTAATCATCGTTAGTGGAAAGTTGTAAAAATGTTGTGTCAAACTATATAGTAGAGAAATTAAAGTTGGACCACCCACATTCATAAGGGCTACAACGGGTCAACAACAAAGGGAATGGAGTAATAGTATCTCAAAATTGGCTTGTATCTTTTCCATCGACAAAAGCTATATGATCTCTATGATCGCAAAGTTTGGTGTGATGTTACTCTTATGGATGTTTGccacctttttttttgtaagacCTTGGCAATATGATCTCCATGCCTTATACGACAGTCATGCGAATACTCACATTTAAGTGAAAGATCAAGTTAAAATCGAGTTGGTACCTCTACAACCCGGTGAACTCaatgaaggaagaaaaaaaaaaaaaaaaaaaaaaaaggatacaaGTCACTAGAACTTATAGTCAACAAAGTTATATATGCCATGTGAAGCTACTGGGAAAATGTTGGTATGGATTTTGCCCTAGAATTACTTTGGATTCGGCAACAGAAGTAATTCAAAGAGGCAAACTAATTAAAACTGATATCTATTGGGTCAATTTCATGTCATTCATAACTGATCATccaaaaatcaaaccaaataattatattttacattacaattatttattttatttcaaactgTTTTTATTGGTACACATTTTACTCTcttcaaaaccaaaacaaacctACTGTTACTCCTTGTTACACTATTGTTTTTGGATGGTTCTgaccaaatttttattttacttggaacAAACACAACAACTTACCAGATAATTTACcacaatcaattttttcaataatttaaaaagtgttGGGGTCGGATACATCATCAGAAGGTCTTGGATGCAAACCTAGACGAATGAATAAATAACCATTATTTCAAACTAAGACaacattatatatatgtgttatttgaataatCATTCTTATGATAACTTATGTGACAACGACAACCATaggtttacaaaaaaaaaaaaaaaaaatatcgacacgaaaatcaaaacaatatatagagaaaataaaaacatgatgtGAGTATGAAAAACATAGTTGCCACAATAGTTATCACAAATTGATTatagaaatatcatttctctaacaTATCTAAACCTCTCGGTCCAATAATACCTCGGTCGTTTTTCCAAATATCCTAGAAAAAACATTCAATTAgtaacacataaaaaaaaataaacttactCAACCTAGATgtagtatataaaaaatattcttcgaattatttaattgaagGTATAAACAAATCACTTTTTTTGAAATACATTGACAGCATATGAATCCTAAGTTATACTTGCTTCTTCTCCTCCAAATTCCCTCATATTGTATCAGTCTTTTGAGACAGAAGTTTAACTTCTTGAGTTGGCGACCCTAATCTATCAGGTGGGTTTTGTTCAGagtcttcttccttttcttcgGTGTCATCACTGATTCCAGATCGGTTTGGCAaaaagtatttgaattttaaaattaaatctgAATGCCCTTTAAACAGATCCTCTATTCTTGTTGTGACACCTTCTATATCAATTATTTGAGCCCTGTAATCACCTAggattttcaaaaattcattatACTTTTCCCTCTTGTCTTGAAACTTAACTTTTACATCACTTACAAACGCTATTGCTTCTTCCATGGTTAATAGTTTCTGACCTGCATCACCATCTTTATCCTGCATTGCCAAGAGAACTTAATTTATTAAGAGAGTAATAATCAGATTAATTCTGGAGTTTAATTAGTATATTACACCATGCATGTGTTGCCATATTCAatccaattcaaaacaaaaccaaaatataaaagtgaaggaaaaaataataattgaagaaGGCTCATACCATTGGATTTGCTGCAGAGTTGAGTTGCGGCGGCAGAGTTAACTGAGCTAAAATATACGTGTTGCGTGTTGAATCTCAGTACTAGTATTACTGCTATATATAAGCAACGGAAAATACCAAACAcgttaacccttttttttttttttttttttttggatttacaCGTTAACCctgttttaatttaaaaaactaacaaataatttcttatgttatttattaaaaaaataatcttattttattatcaaaTCAATTTGATTCATCATAAATTTAAATACGATCACTGATCCAGTTTTTCAGGATAATTTCAAGAGTATAACTTGCGCTGCACTCCACATAAATGttgctatttaaaaaaaaaaaaaaattggtatccGCTCAGTCACCTACTAATGTGAATTTTGTTAGTTTATAGGAAGGTTAAACGATGTCAAATGGGTATCGGCTAAAAAACTAGAAAAAGtgagtttttattaaaaagttacgTAATCTTCACTTGATCAAACGTAACAGTTTATATTTTACTCTTGGATTCCTTAACAAGTGTTTCTGGAGCACCGGTTAGCAAGACTTTTATTTAATAAGACGatataacaaattaatataGCACTAATAAAATTTTGGGTTGGATCTAACTCAACCTTATAAAATCGGGTTCAAAGATTGCTCCCActtcccctcaaaaaaattgttttgtcaACTGTTCAAAAGTGGACACCTGGAGCGTGACCTGAGTGACCGATAGCAAAGATTTGATAGCAAATGGTCCAACAAATCTTATGTAGACTATGATATACAAAATCAGGTTATAATGTGAGGATTGTTCTCACTTATAAACACTCTAATGTGAGATTCTTTAACACGTCTCACTCACGCCCGAAACTTAACATCTGAAGCGTGATTCGAGTGGCCTAACAAATATCAGATAGACTCTAATATCATCTTAGACTTTATAGTTGAGTCTAACATAATCTTACTAAAACAATCTATAAGATGTGGACtgccccacttataaacatgtATTCATGTCATATCGTTCAAATATGAGACTTACAAAACCAATTGATgaaagctttttttttcttttacaattcaattgataaaagctttttaaaaacacaattaatttaattacaaatttatactctaatttatttacttttgaatAACTTTGATTCTCTGATTTTAGTTAAATCTCCCAaccaaaaatattcataatgAGTTTGCAGTTGaagttttaagtttttaaagttGTGCTTCAAAGAAGCCAAGTGAGAAAGAATACAATGGTTCGAACATGACCCATTATAATAGATAGGTTAATAGGTAGTTAGACTAAAAATTATTCTCATATTCTTAGGAATTTTATTTTCCACCATTTTCTTTGAGAAACTTTTTCTATTCCAATAAACATTTTAtacaggattttttttttaaagaagagatCTTATATCATATAACTTGTCAAAATATGTTCAATACAATCAAGTGAACATTTTATACAGGAAtaaatgtttataaacttataataaatattagaaTAGATATTTCCATCATTTTATTCTAAAGAATCTACAAAAATAACATGAAACAAACACATCAGATGATGATACAATTACAAAGATCATGAATTAAAACATATCATATTTCCATTGCGAGATCCATACTAGCAATAAGGATGCATATAGAAATATTAGGAGCGAATACGGTGTTATCAAAACTAAATTCAAATTATGATAATGTTTTAAATTAAGACCATACTTTTATCAATTCCGTGTTTTGGACGAGTAGGTAATGTAATTTTTGGCtaggaaaacaaaaaaattcaaagtttgatTTCTGCTACCCACTTAGTCTCACTCAAAAGATCAAAACCTTAGTATATCTTGCGACGTCTGCAAGAGGTTAAAGAGGCTAATAATGATGGGTTAAAATAACATTAGACATATATGTATAGGTTGATGTAATATACTAGAAagtattttatgaattttcagTTAAAATTATTATGGGGTAGGTAGGTAGGCCTGCACGAGGAAGCAACCAAGTCTGTTCCATAACAATATTGTTATTAAGGTGACACATTTGACCATATTGTCAAACTTTGACTTTTGAAAAGAACCATCTTGTGTCTTACTTATATTAAGCTTACTCACTGTAACCTATTAACCTTCTCTGTTCTACTCTCTTCACTTCCCTtcatcaatggcttcttcaaccAAAGAGATAGACAGAGAACTTCCACCTCTTCTCCGTGTCTACAAAGATGGAACAGTTGAACGTTTCTTAGGCTCTAAAATCGTACCACCAATCCCTCTTGATCCTGAAACAGGTGTCTCATCAAAAGACATAACCTTTTCACAAAACCCATTAATCTCTGCACGTATTCATCTTCCAAAACTCACCAACCAAACTCAAAAGCTTCCAATCTTAGTTTACTATCATGGTGGTgctttttgtcttgaatcagcTTTCTCTTTTCTTCACCAACGTTACCTTAACATCATTGCTTCACAAGCAAATGTTCTTGTTGTTTCTGTTGAATATAGACTTGCACCAGAACACCCTCTTCCTGCTGCATATGATGATGGTTGGTTTTCTCTCAAATGGATCACTTCTCAttccatcaacaacatcaataacGCTGAACCATGGTTAATCAAATACGGTGATTTTGACCGTTTTTACATTGGTGGTGATACTTCAGGTGCAAATATTGCACATAATGCACTTCTTCGTGTTGGTAATGGTGTTGAAACTTTACCTGGTGATGTGAAAATTAGAGGAGCATTACTTGCTTTTCCTTTGTTTTGGAGTTCGAAGCCGGTTTTGTCAGAATCAGTTGAAGGGCATGAACAAAGTTCACCTATGAAAGTATGGAATTTTGTGTATCCTGATGCACCTGGTGGGATTGATAACCCTTTGATCAATCCTTTGGCTATTGATGCTCCAAGTTTGGATATTATTGGTTGTCCTAagatattgatttttgttgcTGGGAATGATGATTTAAGAGACAGAGGGATTTGGTACTATGATGCTGTTAAGAAAAGTGGTTGGAAAGGTGATGTGGAACTTGTTCATGTTGAAGGTGAAGAACATTGTTTTCAGATTTATCATCCTGAAACTCAGAGTTCTATTGATATGGTCAAACGTATTGCTTCTtttcttgtttgatttgaagaGGGTCATTAGGtaattttattgttgatttttgtaATAAATTGGAGATGGGGTTGCTGAATTCATGATCAATTTTAATTATCCTGTTTTGTTTATATGGGATATTCAATTCAATGAATTTCATATTTGTCTTTTATACTGCAATCACGACAATCATGATATTGGTGTActtactatttttattatagtgtaataaaaaaaaagttaatttagtcacaaatttgtattcttCTGTAATTGAGATTAGAATATGTTTTTTTGTGGGCATGTGATTCCACAGCCTTGTGGTTTGGAGTTTGGACTGTACTAGAGTTTGAGAAATTTGGTAAATCATTGAGAATTCTTAAAAGGGATTCCTATAAATAATGTTAGAAttgtgacaaaaataaaatgaaacgtCCCACCAGACAAGAGGTTGGTCTGCAGTGAAAGCAGCcaacttttcatcatttttttatcaCATCAATTTTTTCATTCGTCACAGGTTTAGtatctattttcatttttttggtacaatccttttatttcattttacctTCTCTTATTTACAATCTCTCATGGGTTATGAGAACTGAAGCATGGCCTCGTGGGGATGAAAGTTGTTTGAATAGTATACGAATAGGAAAGTGAGGTGGGGTTTAGCCTGGAAAAGGGGAGTTGTTTCCCACAATGGGAAAGTTGATTatgtccattagattaaatgagaaACAAATCCTTATCCtactctctcaacactagattatTGTTTTACACTATCTTCCACCATCTCTCTTTCATGTCCCACACACTCATACCACAACCACCACTATATCAGATACAGCAACCACCACACACCACCATGTTGCTGCTGGAAAACTCAGATattataagtgcttaattaggCTATTTATCCAAAGACACTCTAGCTCTTTTTAAgcttttgtttaataaaaatgatgaaattcatTCTTTTAATCTACCATAATCAGTGGTAACTCCATGCTAAAAGTGTGATGCTTAGATTTTGTCGAGTCAAAGCTTAAAAAAGGCAATCAAACTAAGAAGCAGGTATATATTTAGGATAGGACCAATGGTCTTTCCTCCACCGCCTGAGACAACGCTGTAGTTgcagttttgatttttaaaattaagttgCAACTCTTAATTCTTTTGGGCGAGAATTTTAAAGCTTGTGTTAATGAGCTTAGGAGAAGGATTTGAGAAGTTATTTTATGATTCTGAATTCAAAAAACAAGAAAGAGAGATGGTGGAAGATAGTGTAAAACAACGATATAGTGTATGAGAGAGTAGGATAAAGATTTGTTACTCATTTAATCCAATGGACATAATCAACTTTCCTATGGTGGGAAACAACTCCCTTTTCCCATACTAAATGCCACCGGAAAGTGAACCACACCACTTATTTATCTGAAGGAAAATACTTGTTTAGGCACAAGTGTTTGGTCACTAAATTTAGGCACACATACATAATTGAGAAAAgatagagaaagagaaaataattagatcatatttattttttaaataattaaataaaatgtatttttcttatcaaaaaaataaaataaaatatatttttatgtgtgGTGTGTCCAAAAGCTTATGTTCGTGCAAGACTTTCTCTTATCTGAAAGTCTCAATTAAATTAAGAAGGGTGGCAATGATGTAAGCGCTAAGAAGTATGGCAATGCTTGGATGATAGCCTAAAATTTGGCCTTTGTCACGGTGATATACGGATAACACTTGTGTATCACTGGGAtatcaatgttatataacattggccAATGAGGGTGTGCCACGTAGCACTTCACATGTATATCTTTTCTCTTTCCTCTTTAGTCATTTCTTACATCGGTTATGTGGCATGCCATCATTggccaatgttatataacattggtattTCAATAGCACACAAGTTCTATCCGATGATTAGACATGACAATGGGGCGGATCGGGGGCTGGTTTACGCATCCTCGTCCCTGTCCCCACTTCCATGCACCCGCCCCCATCCCCAAACCATAACGGGTAAAAATTGAACACCCAACCCCGCCCCCAATGGAGACAGGTCTCTCTGCCCCGCTCCACCCgcaaaaactctattttttataaaatatttaaaaaaatgcatattttttcataacaacaaaaaataataactatattaataattaaatatttaataaaaaaaatttaaaagagcaaaataattatagtaaatatgtttctaaagagtaatgatatattaaaattggttggtgcttatggaaataagattataaaacttaataaagtaaattttaaaaaacggGTGTGGGGCGGGTGTAAGCATCCCCCGCCCCCGGCGCCGCCTACGTACTGAAAACTAAATTTCTCTCACACCCGCATCTAGTTAAATCGGTTTTCCCCGTTAAATTTGGGACGGGGACGATCGGGTTTGGCGGGGGCGAGTTTTGTTGTCATGTCTACCGATGATATACAATGTAAGTATGGAGTTGTGAAAGACATAAATTCAGaaaaaggctaatgttgtttcTCCCAAGAAAATGTTTCGTGAATGCATCACGACCatttaatttgtaaattttttaacatgacaaTTTATTCGGGACACCTTCGTGGTCATTTTTTTCTGTATTTAGCAGTGCTCTTAGTAAAATTATCAAcaacagaaaagaaaatgagataaTATAAGCATTTGATACTCATGTGCTAAATGCcttcttatagtttttttaaaaatgcagTGTCAAATCCATTTTTGTGGCCAATCACTTTAGCATTCTGATTAGAACTCCCTCCTTGTGCACTCTTTCTCCAGAATGGTGAAAGTTTAAAGTATGTTTAAATTATCGTTTCAATCAGCCATTCTACTTTCTGGTGCAATTTTAAGCCTATGTTTGTATTGAGGATGGATTTGTTGTAAAAGTGCGTTTCGAGAGATCATACAATTTGTAGCTTCTCTATTATCAATTTCCAAGGCTCTCAAACACACGGTAGCAGTGGTGAAATGTCAAACAAGCACATACTTAAATGATTCCATTGTGACCACACAATCGCATTACGATTTCTAGAAATTCAAAATACATGATTTATAGACGATCAATTCAGTAAATTTATCAAcaacataaaagaaaagaaaatgaattaagtAAAGACATAAATATTAGAGACACTCCAACCTATTTTGACAATAAATcaactctttttttaaaatgaattaatataaacaaaaatgatggtTGAAAAATTAATGTGTGTGGCAAAATTTtaatccacatatatcaattttctaactaccttttgtttttgtttatatttattctGGAGGGAGTATGTTAAtcataatattaaatttctcatgtgattaatgtttttttttttttttgtgatggtcAGAGTTTAAACTACGAATATAGTAATCCAACTAACAATAGAATTCCTCCGCTAAACTTACCACATTGTTAAAAATACGGTTATTCCTAGCCCTCCAAATAACCCACAAGGTGGTATGCCAAACAAGACGCCTACCCATTTGAAACAATTTACTAGTCGTCCTCCCCGCATTCCAACAAAGCCAATGAACGAACAAATTGGGCGGTGTAATGAATTCAATCTCAAACCACCTTTTGACTTTCTCCCAAACCGAGCTAACTACATTGCAATGCAAGAACAAATGGTTGGTGGATTCCTCCTCCAAATCACACAAAACACAATGCAAACTTAAATTTGGAGGTAGAGCATGATGATAAAGAAGATTCAAACGGGTCGGTATACGATTAAGCAAAGATCTCCAAGAGAGCGCCACCACCTTAGAAGGAGCCGGGCTCTTCCAAACTTGGCTAAAGACATGTTTCTCCTCTAACCCCCACTCATTCTCAATACCCGCCACCACCTCTAGCTTCTTATACAAAGAACTCACGGAAAACCTACCATCCTCTTCAAGCTTCCACCACCACTCATCCGTCCCATTTGAAGTCACAAAACCTTGAAGATCGAGTAATAAATTTGCAAGAAGGTCTTCCTCCCAAACAAACAACCTTCGCCTCCAAGTGAAAAGCCAATCTAATCCCGTGCCGGACAACACTCCTATCTCCCCTACCTTAGCATCTTTAAGGTTTGAAATAGCAAAGAGCCTTGGATATTTGTTACAAAAAGCCACCTCACCCCTCCACTTAGTCTTCCAAAAATAAGTATCTAAACCATTATGAACTTTCCTAGCCAATTCCGTATTAAACCAATTCATCCCATCACCATCATCAATGGTCATAATATCTTTCCACCATCTTGAAGTGTGACTATGCCAATTTCCACcatcatattttatttgttgttttgctTAGTTTCATTTAGCTATGATTATCACATGAACAACAACGGATTATGATTGAGAAATAAAAACAGGCCCTACTTTATTATTGCAATCAATTCAGCCTATACAGTATGATATCtgttaattattatttcaattacTTATTTGATGGGTTTTTATAGTCGTTGCTCCTATTTCTTGAGCTACTTTTCAGAGCAGTTTTTTATATCCAATTcgtaaattaatttttgttatctGTGTATTATGTCCTTAACACTAACCTCCCATAGCTGCATTTTACATATGTGACTTATAATCATGATGACTTAACAAGTGACGAAAATGTGTCTtgtttttttagatacattttcaGTGTGACTTATTCTTGGTGTGTTACTTATAGTCATGATGACTGATAACCTTTCAGAATTTAGATACATTTTCAGTTTGATATCTAAAGTGGGCAAGGGCTTCGAAAATGTGTCGTATTTTTTCAGATACTTTTTCAGCGTGTGACTTATTTTTAGTGTGTGACTTATAATCATGATGACTTATAACTTTACATGAATCGTTTTTGCAGGTTTGATTGATATGGAGCTGAATTCGCAGAACAGGCCGTTCTCAATCAAATTATGGCCTCCTAGTCAGAACACTAGACAGACGCTTGTGGAGAAGATGACCAACAATCTTACTACGAAATCCATTTTCACTCAAAAGTATGAAACCTTGCACCCGAAAC is from Medicago truncatula cultivar Jemalong A17 chromosome 1, MtrunA17r5.0-ANR, whole genome shotgun sequence and encodes:
- the LOC11413175 gene encoding 2-hydroxyisoflavanone dehydratase; translation: MASSTKEIDRELPPLLRVYKDGTVERFLGSKIVPPIPLDPETGVSSKDITFSQNPLISARIHLPKLTNQTQKLPILVYYHGGAFCLESAFSFLHQRYLNIIASQANVLVVSVEYRLAPEHPLPAAYDDGWFSLKWITSHSINNINNAEPWLIKYGDFDRFYIGGDTSGANIAHNALLRVGNGVETLPGDVKIRGALLAFPLFWSSKPVLSESVEGHEQSSPMKVWNFVYPDAPGGIDNPLINPLAIDAPSLDIIGCPKILIFVAGNDDLRDRGIWYYDAVKKSGWKGDVELVHVEGEEHCFQIYHPETQSSIDMVKRIASFLV